The genomic interval GCTCGGTCCCCGTGCCATGGCCACCACCAGAGGCCGGGTGGGATTTCAGACCCTGATCAACGCGGCCGGAGCCTTCAGCGACCGAGTGGCGCGTCACTACGGGGGAGCAGAACATTATCAGCTTATCCCCTTCAAAGGGTTATACAAAAAGGTTATTCCAGAGCAAGCCGATCTGGTCAACGGCAACATCTATCCCGTGCCAGACATCCGAAATCCATTTTTGGGCGTCCACCTGACGCGATCCGTGCACGGCGAGGCCTATGTCGGTCCCACCGCCATACCCGCCTTTGGACGGGAAAATTATGGACTCTTCAAAGGGCTGGACAAAGAGGCCACGTCCATCTTATATCGTGATGCGGTTCTACTTTTTAAAAATTCAAAATTCCGCTCCGTAGCTCTCCGTGAGCCGAAAAAATATTTCGCCTCGGCCTTTTACCACGATGCACGCCGATTGGTCCACAAACTCCGCCCCGAATGGCTCAAGGATACCCCAAAGGTGGGAATCCGCCCACAATTAGTGGACCTACGCACCAATGAAATGGTAATGGATTTTCGCGTAGAGCAGAAAGGCTCCTGCCTGCATGTACTCAACGCTATTTCCCCGGCGTTCACCTGCTCCATTCCCTTTGCGGAAATGGTGGTTAAAAAATTTCTTGCCTGATCCACCGGCAAGCGGGTATGCCCTCACCCCGGGAGCAATACAATCTTTCGAGCACTCTTACCTGGAGTAACACAATGACCCTTCCAAGCCTTCACATCGGCGACCTTGTGGCCCGCCTGCCCATCGTACAGGGCGGCATGGGCGTGGGTATCTCCCTTTCGGGACTCGCCTCCGCCGTGGCCAATGAGGGCGGCGTGGGCGTGATCGCCACCCCCATGATCGGAATGTACGAACCCGACCGCGCCTCCAATCCGGAAGAGGCCGATCTGCGTGCCTTAAAAACTGAAATTCGCAAGGCGCGCTCACTTTCCAACGGCATCATCGGGGTGAACATTATGTGCGCCCTGACCAACTTTGCCGAGCTGGTCCGTACTTCCGTGCGCGAAGGCATCGACGTCATTTTCGCCGGTGCCGGGCTGCCCTTGGATCTGCCTGCGCACTTGCCCGAAGACCAACGCGAAAATACGCACACCAAACTTGTTCCCATCGTTTCCTCGGGACGCGCCGCCAAGCTCATTTGTAAAAAATGGCTCAAACGCTTTGACCGTCTGCCCGATGCCTTTGTGGTAGAAGGGCCGAAAGCAGGCGGACACCTCGGCTTTAAGCCCGAGCAGATCGATGATCCGAACTTTGCCTTGGAAAAAATTCTGCCTCAAACCATCGAGGCCGTGCATGAATTCGAAATGCAGGCACGCCGCCCCATTCCAGTGATCGCGGCGGGCGGAGTTTACTCCGGCGCAGACATTGTTCGATTCATGGACATGGGAGCCGCAGGCGTACAGATGGGCACCCGCTTCGTGGCCACCGAAGAATGCGACGCGGATATTGAATTCAAAAAGGCTTTTGTCAACGCCAAAAAAGAAGACCTGCGCGTGATCCAAAGCCCTGTTGGATTGCCCGGTCGGGCCGTGGGCAACGTCTTCCTGGACAAGGTTAAGAACGGCTTGCTCAAGCCCCACAAATGCCCCTACAAATGCCTGGCTTCCTGCCCGCAGGAAGATGGACCATACTGCATCGCCAAGGCACTGATGAATGCTAAACGAGGTCTGCTCAAGCACGGTTTCGCCTTTGCCGGTGCCAACGCCTACCTCGTGGAAAAAATCGTAACCGTACGGGATCTTTTCTGCTCACTCAAAGAAGAAGCTGCCCGCAGCAGAGCCGAGGCCGCGGCACGGCGCTACATCGAAAGCGCTCGGCAATACATGGATCTGGTCACGGACAGCGCGGCCCGCTATCGACTTGAAGCCAAACAATACTTGGAGCAGATGCAGGCCCAGGCCAACCGGGGCAAAGAGTGCGCCCGGCAATACCTGGATCAGATGCACGAGGAAGCAACCCGACGCAGGGAAAATGCCCGAGAATACCTGGAACAAATGCAGGAGAAGGTTAGCAGCACCTTGCAGGAATACCTGCCGGAAGGCCGCCGGACCGACCCGGGGGAAGCGTAGCCACGCTATTGCAAATCCTATCCATCAAAAGAACGGCCCGCTGTGAGCAGCGGGCCGTTCTTTCATTAGGCTGTTCCAAAACAAGGGACCGTCAGGCAGAGACGACATTCAAAACCAACACCTATTCCTCATTGGTAACCAGCTGAACGTCCACATCGCCACTACAGACCGCCGCCCCGGATCGGCCCACTACGCCTCAAACCGTCGAACCGAATTGATGGTCACCGGCTCAACAGGGACATCGGCATGGTAGCCAACATTCTTGGTGCGTACTTTTTTAATCTTTTCAACGACATCAAGCCCGTCCACAACTTTGCCGAACACGCAGTACCCCCAGCCGTCCGGCGTCTCGCCCTTGAAATCCAAAAACGCGTTGTCCTTCACGTTGATGAAAAACTGGCTGGACGCGGAATGCGGATCCTGTGTCCGGGCCATGGCCAGAGTACCCAACTCGTTTTTCAAACCGTTAGCGGCTTCGTTCTTGATGGGAGCTCGGGTGTCCTTGGGCTTCATCATCACGGTCATGCCGCCGCCCTGAATCATGAATCCGTTGATGACGCGATGGAAAATCAGGCCATCGTAAAACTCATCATCCACATACTGTAAAAAGTTGGCCACGGTCTCCGGGGCTTTGTCCTCATACAGTTCAATAAGCATGTCCCCCATGGAGGTTTCCATCAGTACCGTGGGATTCGCCATGTTATTCTCCTTCACTATCCGTTGATTCCTGGTCGAGTTCATCATGGCCGGGCCATGACGGGTCATTACCGCTGGTTGGCTCCCGCTGTTGCAAGGATCCGTCCCCGGAAAGCGGGTGCGCCCGGTCATATACCCCCATGACGTGCCGCAAGTCCAGGCTCGTGTAGCGCTGCGTCGTGGAGATTCGTTCATGTCCGAGCAATTCCTGCACATCACGCAGATCCGCACCGGCCTGCAGCAAATGGCTGGCAAAACTCCCCCGCAAGGTATGCGGGTGCACGCTTTCCGGCAATCCAGCATCCCGCGCCAACCGAGCCACAATCCGATGGGCCTGGCGGCGGTGCAGTCGCCCGCCACGATCCCCCAAAAACAATGCCGGCTCCATGGGATCCACCAGCAATTCATGTCGATGCCGAATCCAGGCCCGAAGCCGCTTCGCGGAAGTGGCTCCAATGGGAACCAGTCGCTGCTTGCTCCCCTTGCCGTGCACGCGGATGACCCCTGCACCGGGGTCCACTTCATCGACATCCAGAGCCAAGGCCTCGCTCACGCGCAACCCCGCGCCATACAGCAATTCCACCAAGGCATGGTCCCGCAGGCCGGACGCATCCGGCGGTGTAGGCGCTTCCATTACGGATTTGGTTTGGTCCACATTAAGCGCTCGGGGAGTGCGGCGTTCCTGTTTTGGGTTGCCCATGCCGCTGGTCGGGTCGTTATCCAGCAGACCCCGCATGTCCAGGTATCGAAAAAAAGCTCGAATCGAAGACAGCTTGCGTGACACCGTGCTTTTTTTCACGCCCCGGAGGTGCAGCCGGGCAAGCAGGCCGCGCACATGGTCCCGCTCCACGTCACCATGGCGGGACAGGCTCAACTCCAGCGTCTGAAGGAATCCTTCAAACTCCCGTAAATCCGTAGCATATGCCCGCAATGTTGCGGGAGAATAGCCCCGCTCGGAATCCAACCAGGCCAAAAATGCACGGACCAGTTCCGGCGGATCGTTTCCAGGATCGCTATTCTTTGCGTTGATCAATGACATAACAACTTTTCTCGTCGCTCTTGGCCTTTTTTTTCAGAGCAGCGGCAATGGAGGCAGCCTCGCCCGCATGCCGAAGTTTGCCGCCCCGATTCATGACGACGGCAATGGAAACCGCCATAAACGGAAACTTCTGCACATTGCCGCGCCGATCCGTGGAAACAATGCCGCCCGTTTTTCGATCTTCCTGGTCATAAAACCCGCGCACCAGGGAATCAAATGTCGCGATCACACGACGGCAGATATCCTCGGCCCGAAATTCCGCCACGATGAAAACAAAATCGTCCCCCCCGACATGCCCAACGAACGAAAGCTCCCGTTTGTCGCGTACCATGTCACGTACCGTGTTCACGATCAGCCTGGCGGTCATCATGAGCACCTCGTCGCCCCTGGAAAATCCATACTTGTCATTAAAGGACTTGAAGTGATCCAAATCAACGTAGCCCAAGGCGAATCGTTCCCCACGATCCACCAAGTCCTGCGTGCGTTGCAGGATGCTCGTGTTGCCCGGCAATTTGGAAAGCGGGTTGGCGTCCAGGGCGCGTAACGCGCGCAGGAGGGTCAGATTGATGCGATCACGCGCTTCGGCAGGAAAAAAGGGACGGAACAAAAAGTCATCCACTTCCACGTCATTCCAATCCCAAGGATACTCCATATCCTCATGGTCCAGGCAAAGGATAACGGGAAGTTGCCGGTAAACATTTTCTCCCTTGACCAGGTTCGCCAATTGCGCGCCGGTCATGTCCGGGAGTCGCTGGTCCGTCAGCAACAGGTCTGGAGGATTGCCGAACAATTGTTCCAAGGCCTCGGATGCCCTGGAAAACAGAGAAAATTCCATGCACCCTGGCCACCAAAGCCCCTCAAGCAGAGACAACAACTCCGCATCCGGCGTAACCAGATAAACCCGTTGCGGATGATTGAAATAGCAAGGCGATACGCGCGCATCCATAACACGCCCCCGCCGCGGCAGCCCTTGGTGACCACGGCATTGTTTCGGTCCCGCGACCGAATTTCTCATAGTTCGTCAGAATGAAAGATCCGCGACGTCCAGATAACTTTCGCCAAGTTCATCCATGATGCGTTCCAGGTCCGCCATCCGCAACCCCAAGACGTTCACGGCCTTGGGCGACAGATAGGAAATTTGATCATCCCCGGAATTGCCGAATTCAAAAGCCCTGGCCAAAAAATCGCCCACATGCACGGCGGCCGTGATTTCAGGATAGTGCTGAGCCGTTTCCGGACGATGATGCCGGGCCATGGCTTCACGCAAATTGGCGGGCAGCCGCCAATAGCGCCCCAACCAGGCATTGATGCGATCATGGCCGAACCCCATCACGTCGCGCTCCGCCTGATAATAGGACACGTCTTTGAGCCGCACGGTTTCTGCAATCCGTTCGGTCAGCTCCGGCAATTGGACAATAGCCACCACTTTCCCCAAATCATGCAGCAATCCGGCCACGGCGAATTCTTCCGCCTCTTCGATCCCGGCGTGGCGGGCAATAATACCGCACGCCGTGGCGCAACCAAGACTGTGTTGCCACAGTCCCCGCATGGCCGCCTGCATGATATCGAAAACCGACGTGGAAATGATGATTCCGCGAATGACGTTGAAACCCAACAAAACCAAAGCGTGCTGGATGGAACTGATCCGGCCGGGGAAACCGTACACCGGAGAATTGACCATCTTAAGCACCTTGGCGGAAAGCACCTGATCACGAGAAATGGCCTTGGCGATCTGCTCCGTGGAAGAATCCGGATCCTGCACCAGCTGGGTCACCTCGTCCAGGACACCCGGCAACGTCGGCAAATCCTTGACGGCCAGTACCTGCCCCTTGACCAGGGTATTGAGATCCTCGGACATGGGTTACTCCGCATCCTTTTCGGACCGTTGCTCATCCTGCGGTTCGACCGCTTCTTCCTCGACCTCGGCTGCCTCGGCTGCGGCTTGGGCTGCGGCCTTCAACCGAAAATAATTGGTCAAAAATGCCTTTACCTTGCGCATCCATTGATCGTCCGCATACCCACGAAACAAGTGGTCAAGACGTGACAGACGCTGATCAAAAGCCGAAGCGCCGCCGCCTTCCAGCTGCACGGGATTTCCCTTGACCACCACCCGTGAGATCTTCATCCCCTGCAAACGATCAATCAGGGCATCCGTCAGTTCCACCCCTTCACCCACGATGGTGATACCGTTCTCCCGGCTAACGGGCTGCGCCAGGGTCATGCCCGAACGGGCCAGTTCTAGTGGAATTTTCTGCATCTGGTCGAACCTCTTGATCGTTTCCTCAGGATAGGCCATCCCTTGAAGCGGGGCAATGCCTTTTCCGCTCCGGCAGGAAACAAATTACAATTTGTCAAACCAAATCAACGTTCCCATGATTACGAATCCCAAGGCCGCGACTTTCTTGATCAGATTCTGGGGAACGTATTGACAAATGAGCTGCGCAAACATGACGCCCAGCAAACTTACCAACACCAACGCCAGCGAAGCCCCAAAAAAAACAGCCCAGGGCTTTTCCGAACGAGCAGCCATGAGTACGCAGGCTAGTTGGGTCTTATCGCCGAGTTCCGCCAGGAAAAGCGTTCCAAAGGCGGTGAAAAAGAGCTTCCAATCCATGCGCTGTTCTCCTGTTGTCTTTATGTCGAACGGCAGGAGAACATGCCACGAAGCCGTGGGAATGGCAAAGAGTCTTGATTTCAATTCCTCGTCAACATATCATGAAAAACATTGCTCAAAGCCAAGGGGAAACCATGTCTTCCACATTGCGCCCATTCTTGACCTGGCTGGTACTGCTTTCCTTGTTTGCCTGCCCTGCCGGGGCCGGAGCCAAAACCTCCACCAGCGCGACGCTGCTCGATCACGGCATCCTTGCCTCGGGCGACGGGCTGGCAGGAAAACGTATCAACATTGTGCGGCGCACCACCCGCATCCCCGGACGACAAGGCATGGCCTTCGGCATTCTTTTTCGTCTGGAAGCCGATTCCACGGTTCCGGTATCCTACCACACGGTGATCAGCTTTCGACCTGCACGCGGCGTGGTCACCGGACAGCCCAACCTGCGCCTCAGCCGTACGCACCGCGCCAGCCCCGGTGAAACCGTCGGCCTCTGGCACCGGCTGGATGCTGAACAGGCCAAACTGGCCGGTCAATGGATTCTTCGCGTTTCCTGCCAGGGACGTCGCTTGTTGGAGCAAAGCTTTTTTGTTTTTCCCGAATAATACGGAGTCGCCATGTCACTGCCCAAAGTCGTCATTACTCGCCCCCTGCCCGAAGCAGGACTGTCCCAACTTCGTGAGCAAGTCCAGCTTGTTGAAAACAAGAAAGACCGCCCCATGCAGCGAACCGAACTTCTGGAGGCTGTGCAGGACGCCCACGGCGTCATCGGCCTGCTGACGGACCGCATTGATGCGGAGTTTTTTGACGCAGCACCCAAGCTTGTGGGGTATGCCAACTACGCGGTCGGATATGACAACATCGACGTGACCGAGGCCACGCGTCGGGGCATTCCTGTAAGCAACACCCCGGATGTGCTCACCCGCGCCACTGCCGAGCTGGCCTGGGGGTTGCTGTTCGCCGTGGCCCGCCGAATCGTGGAAACCGACGGAGTGATGCGCTCCGGCCACTGGCCCGGATGGGGACCAATGCAGTATATGGGAATGGACGTTTCCGGCCGGACCTTGGGGATTGTCGGAGCCGGACGCATTGGCACGGCTATGGCTCTGATGTCCAGAGGCTTTGATATGCCCGTGCTGTATCTCGAATCCCCTTCAGGAAGACGCAACCAGATATTGGAATCAAAAGTAAATGCCCAATGTGTTTCCTGGGAGGAACTACTGCAACGCTCGGATTTCGTGAGCGTGCATTGCCCGCTCACCCCGGCAACACGCCACCTTTTCGACCGAAGAGCCTTCCGAAAAATGAAAAACTCCGCCATTTTGATCAATACGGCCCGCGGCCCGGTGATCAAAGAGGATGACCTTGTCGCGGCCCTGCGGGAAGGAGACATTGCCGGAGCCGGGCTGGATGTCTACGAAAAGGAACCCGTCATGGCCGATGGATTGGCCGCGCTCCAGCAAGCCGTACTGCTGCCTCACGTCGGTTCGGCCACACACACCACCC from Paucidesulfovibrio gracilis DSM 16080 carries:
- the lhgO gene encoding L-2-hydroxyglutarate oxidase, which translates into the protein MKDRIHTDEQAEIVILGAGIIGLTLARELVRQGAPDILIVEKEPEQGLHASGRNSGVLHAGIYYTPGSTRAELCRRGNQAMREYCEEHRLPLRAAGKVIVARDEKERPALRELYQRARQNGADVERIDARQLATLEPNARTVEEALWSPQTAQVDPGAVLRRLIQELNDTGKVRFLFGTGFISALGPRAMATTRGRVGFQTLINAAGAFSDRVARHYGGAEHYQLIPFKGLYKKVIPEQADLVNGNIYPVPDIRNPFLGVHLTRSVHGEAYVGPTAIPAFGRENYGLFKGLDKEATSILYRDAVLLFKNSKFRSVALREPKKYFASAFYHDARRLVHKLRPEWLKDTPKVGIRPQLVDLRTNEMVMDFRVEQKGSCLHVLNAISPAFTCSIPFAEMVVKKFLA
- a CDS encoding peptidylprolyl isomerase, giving the protein MANPTVLMETSMGDMLIELYEDKAPETVANFLQYVDDEFYDGLIFHRVINGFMIQGGGMTVMMKPKDTRAPIKNEAANGLKNELGTLAMARTQDPHSASSQFFINVKDNAFLDFKGETPDGWGYCVFGKVVDGLDVVEKIKKVRTKNVGYHADVPVEPVTINSVRRFEA
- a CDS encoding tyrosine recombinase XerC yields the protein MSLINAKNSDPGNDPPELVRAFLAWLDSERGYSPATLRAYATDLREFEGFLQTLELSLSRHGDVERDHVRGLLARLHLRGVKKSTVSRKLSSIRAFFRYLDMRGLLDNDPTSGMGNPKQERRTPRALNVDQTKSVMEAPTPPDASGLRDHALVELLYGAGLRVSEALALDVDEVDPGAGVIRVHGKGSKQRLVPIGATSAKRLRAWIRHRHELLVDPMEPALFLGDRGGRLHRRQAHRIVARLARDAGLPESVHPHTLRGSFASHLLQAGADLRDVQELLGHERISTTQRYTSLDLRHVMGVYDRAHPLSGDGSLQQREPTSGNDPSWPGHDELDQESTDSEGE
- a CDS encoding GGDEF domain-containing response regulator, with translation MEFSLFSRASEALEQLFGNPPDLLLTDQRLPDMTGAQLANLVKGENVYRQLPVILCLDHEDMEYPWDWNDVEVDDFLFRPFFPAEARDRINLTLLRALRALDANPLSKLPGNTSILQRTQDLVDRGERFALGYVDLDHFKSFNDKYGFSRGDEVLMMTARLIVNTVRDMVRDKRELSFVGHVGGDDFVFIVAEFRAEDICRRVIATFDSLVRGFYDQEDRKTGGIVSTDRRGNVQKFPFMAVSIAVVMNRGGKLRHAGEAASIAAALKKKAKSDEKSCYVIDQRKE
- a CDS encoding HDOD domain-containing protein; translation: MSEDLNTLVKGQVLAVKDLPTLPGVLDEVTQLVQDPDSSTEQIAKAISRDQVLSAKVLKMVNSPVYGFPGRISSIQHALVLLGFNVIRGIIISTSVFDIMQAAMRGLWQHSLGCATACGIIARHAGIEEAEEFAVAGLLHDLGKVVAIVQLPELTERIAETVRLKDVSYYQAERDVMGFGHDRINAWLGRYWRLPANLREAMARHHRPETAQHYPEITAAVHVGDFLARAFEFGNSGDDQISYLSPKAVNVLGLRMADLERIMDELGESYLDVADLSF
- a CDS encoding TMEM165/GDT1 family protein — translated: MDWKLFFTAFGTLFLAELGDKTQLACVLMAARSEKPWAVFFGASLALVLVSLLGVMFAQLICQYVPQNLIKKVAALGFVIMGTLIWFDKL
- a CDS encoding 2-hydroxyacid dehydrogenase, with product MSLPKVVITRPLPEAGLSQLREQVQLVENKKDRPMQRTELLEAVQDAHGVIGLLTDRIDAEFFDAAPKLVGYANYAVGYDNIDVTEATRRGIPVSNTPDVLTRATAELAWGLLFAVARRIVETDGVMRSGHWPGWGPMQYMGMDVSGRTLGIVGAGRIGTAMALMSRGFDMPVLYLESPSGRRNQILESKVNAQCVSWEELLQRSDFVSVHCPLTPATRHLFDRRAFRKMKNSAILINTARGPVIKEDDLVAALREGDIAGAGLDVYEKEPVMADGLAALQQAVLLPHVGSATHTTREAMAELAARNLLAMLHGTVPPTCLNPEVLA